One part of the Mycolicibacterium aromaticivorans JS19b1 = JCM 16368 genome encodes these proteins:
- a CDS encoding TetR/AcrR family transcriptional regulator, which produces MGRSRMTPNAGTSHAYDDGTRRTEILQTAASIIATSGLRTSLQEIADAAGILPGSLYHHFDSKEAILVELLHRYHEDLDRIADEAQSRLNDPDFHPAFDQIADLCKAIAQCSVTHRAALQMSFYEGPSSNHELTVLAARRPTALLQSMLETLRAARWSGYLRSDVDLAVLAERIVQTMLQIGLDVIRGNASSDKSAALLCRILLEGLAAGSPTDEQLDASAAFLAADAVVRSWTDGADAEADDKAAHVRAIARTEFGKKGYEVTTVRDIASAAGMGTGTVYRLIGSKDQLLAAIMQSFGEKVAMGWSEVLASDSSSVEKLDALSWINTNAMDRFADEFRIQLAWMRQSPPDTPNPGWLFTKRVRQMKALLSEGITSGEISIDSPSNDLLARSVICVGWIPESILRQVGTRASLLCVRDTSLRGVVVTRS; this is translated from the coding sequence GTGGGTCGCTCGCGCATGACACCGAACGCGGGGACGAGCCATGCCTACGACGACGGCACGCGCCGTACCGAGATCTTGCAGACCGCGGCCTCGATCATCGCGACGTCCGGCCTGCGCACGTCCTTGCAGGAGATCGCCGACGCGGCAGGCATTCTTCCCGGCAGCCTGTATCACCACTTCGATTCCAAAGAAGCGATCCTCGTCGAGTTGCTGCACCGCTATCACGAGGACCTGGACCGGATCGCCGACGAGGCGCAGAGCCGTCTCAACGATCCCGACTTCCACCCGGCCTTCGACCAGATCGCCGACCTCTGCAAGGCGATCGCGCAGTGCTCGGTCACCCATCGCGCGGCTCTGCAGATGTCGTTCTACGAGGGCCCGAGTTCGAATCACGAGCTGACCGTCCTGGCGGCGCGCCGCCCTACCGCTCTGCTGCAGTCGATGCTGGAAACCCTTCGGGCAGCGCGCTGGAGCGGCTATCTGAGGTCCGATGTGGACCTGGCCGTGCTGGCCGAACGGATCGTGCAGACGATGCTGCAGATCGGACTCGATGTCATCCGCGGCAACGCAAGCTCCGACAAGTCGGCGGCGCTGCTGTGCCGAATCCTCCTCGAGGGCCTGGCCGCCGGCTCACCGACCGACGAACAGCTGGATGCGTCCGCGGCGTTCCTGGCCGCCGACGCGGTCGTCCGGTCCTGGACCGATGGTGCCGACGCCGAGGCGGACGACAAGGCGGCCCACGTACGCGCCATCGCCAGAACCGAATTCGGCAAGAAGGGCTACGAGGTCACGACCGTCCGCGACATCGCGTCGGCGGCCGGCATGGGCACCGGGACGGTGTACCGATTGATCGGGTCCAAGGACCAGCTGCTGGCGGCGATCATGCAGTCGTTCGGCGAGAAGGTCGCCATGGGGTGGTCGGAGGTCTTGGCGTCGGACTCCTCGAGTGTCGAGAAGTTGGATGCCCTGAGCTGGATCAACACCAATGCGATGGACCGCTTCGCCGACGAGTTCCGGATTCAGCTGGCGTGGATGCGGCAGTCTCCTCCGGACACGCCCAATCCCGGATGGCTGTTCACCAAGCGGGTGCGTCAGATGAAAGCCTTGCTCTCCGAAGGCATCACGTCCGGTGAGATCAGCATCGACAGCCCGTCCAACGATCTGCTCGCGCGCTCGGTGATCTGCGTCGGCTGGATTCCCGAGAGCATCCTTCGCCAGGTCGGCACGCGTGCCTCGCTGTTGTGCGTGCGCGACACATCACTTCGCGGCGTCGTCGTCACACGGTCGTAG
- a CDS encoding PQQ-dependent sugar dehydrogenase gives MQVRRSVRGVLAGLCAMTVVAGSSAGCAKFNNDISQPFTTAPQLAPGQPSTPPPPPPLPPKPFPKACPAPGVMQGCLESTSGLIMGPDSKTALVAERTTGAVKDVSVSAEPKIHTIIPVDPSGDGGLMDIVLSPTYSQDRLMYAYITTPTDNRVIRVADGDIPKDILTGIPKGATGNSGSLIFTSPTTLVVQTGDAGNPALAADPKSLAGKVIRLEQPTTVQPAPPTTALSGMGPAGGMCIDPTDKSLYITDRSVAGDRLQRITPDAKTSTVWTWPDRPGVAGCAALDGTVLVNLVNAKQTVAVRLAKGTGSVTGEPEVVRQDTHGHAWALQVAPDGNIWGATINRTAGDAEKLDDVVFPLFPQGGGFPRSNADNT, from the coding sequence ATGCAGGTACGCCGGTCGGTTCGCGGAGTGCTGGCCGGACTCTGTGCAATGACAGTCGTGGCCGGGTCGTCGGCGGGCTGCGCGAAGTTCAACAACGATATTTCGCAGCCCTTCACCACGGCTCCGCAGCTGGCCCCGGGCCAGCCGTCGACGCCGCCGCCGCCACCGCCGCTGCCGCCCAAGCCCTTCCCCAAGGCCTGCCCCGCGCCCGGAGTCATGCAGGGCTGCCTGGAGAGCACCAGCGGGTTGATCATGGGCCCGGACAGCAAGACCGCACTGGTGGCCGAACGCACCACCGGTGCAGTCAAAGACGTGTCGGTGAGCGCCGAGCCGAAGATCCACACCATCATCCCGGTCGACCCCAGCGGTGACGGTGGGCTGATGGACATCGTGCTGTCCCCCACCTACTCGCAGGACCGGCTGATGTACGCCTACATCACCACGCCCACCGACAACCGGGTGATCCGGGTTGCCGACGGCGACATCCCCAAGGACATCCTGACCGGGATTCCCAAGGGCGCCACCGGCAATAGCGGATCGTTGATCTTCACCAGCCCGACGACGCTCGTCGTGCAGACCGGCGACGCGGGCAACCCGGCGCTGGCCGCGGATCCGAAGTCATTGGCCGGCAAGGTCATCCGCCTCGAACAACCGACCACCGTGCAACCCGCGCCGCCCACCACCGCACTGTCCGGGATGGGTCCGGCCGGTGGCATGTGCATCGATCCCACCGACAAGTCGCTCTACATCACCGATCGCTCCGTGGCCGGTGACCGCCTGCAGCGCATCACGCCGGACGCCAAGACCTCCACGGTGTGGACGTGGCCGGACCGGCCCGGAGTCGCGGGCTGTGCCGCGCTGGACGGCACCGTGCTGGTGAACCTGGTCAACGCCAAGCAGACCGTCGCGGTGCGACTGGCGAAGGGCACCGGGTCGGTGACCGGCGAGCCCGAGGTGGTGCGCCAGGACACGCACGGGCACGCTTGGGCGCTGCAGGTCGCCCCGGACGGAAACATCTGGGGCGCAACGATCAACCGCACCGCCGGTGACGCCGAGAAGCTCGACGACGTGGTCTTCCCGCTCTTCCCGCAGGGCGGCGGCTTCCCTCGCAGCAACGCCGACAACACCTGA